GGTGAATCAGTTGTAGCTATAGGTAATCCTCTTGGAACAGATTTCTTTGGTTCTGTAACAACTGGTGTAGTGAGCGCCTTAAACAGAAAGATTGATGGAGATACAAACAAAGCTTCATATATTCAAACTGATGCCGCTATTAACTCCGGTAACAGCGGTGGGCCGCTAATAAATTCCCAAGGCCAAGTAATAGGTATAAACACTGCTAAAATAAAACAAAGCGGTGTTGAAGGACTCGGGTTTGCAATTCCAATCAACGCTATAAGAAATAAGATTCAAGACTTGTCAAAACCAATATTGATGGTAGGAATTCAGGGAAGAGAAATAGATAAGACTTTATCCACACAGTACAATCTTCCAATAGGTCTTTATATTCAAGATGTTACTGAATTCAGCCCAGCTGAAAAGTCAGGTTTAAGACGAGGAGATGTTATAACTAGCTTTGATGGCAAAAAGGTAACTACCTTTGCAGAAGTTAATGAAATAAAAAATAAGCACAAAGCTGGAGATGAAGTTTCATTAACTGTAGAAAGAAGTGGAAAACAAGTAAACTTAACCTTAAAATTTGAAGAGCAATAGTAGATAGCAGAGGACCAGTTCCTCTGCTATTTTTGTTATAGCTTACCTTCTAAAACTAATATATATTTTATTTTTGGGTATAACTATTTTATACGATAAAAATATATGAAAGAAGGTATATTGATGGAAAAGCTAAAAAACAAAAAACTGATATTCTTGATTTTTGGAGCCTTAATACTTGTTCTATTACCTTTTGGGTTTACAAAAGCTGAATCATCAGCCGAAACAGGCGAAGTATTTAAACTGCCTGAGCTTTCTTATAGCTATGATGCACTAGAACCATATATAGATGCACAAACTATGACTATACATCATCAAAAACATCATGCGGCTTATGTAGATAACTTGAACAAGGCACTAAGCAAATACCCACAGTTTACTGGCAAATCTCTTGAATATTTACTATCCAATTTAGATAGTCTTCCTTCAGATATAAAGGAGGCTGTCCGAAACAATGGCGGTGGTCATTACAACCATAGCTTATTCTGGTCAATAATGGGCAAAGACAAAGGCGGAGAACCTAATGGTAAACTTAAAGCTGATATAATAAAAAACTTCGGCTCCTTTGAAAACTTTAAGAAGGACTTTAAAGCTGCTGCACTTGGTCAATTCGGCAGTGGCTGGGCATGGCTTATAAAAGATAAAGATAAGCTTAAAATAATATCAACACCAAATCAAGATAGCCCAATGATGATTGGTATAACACCTATTATGGGCCTCGATGTTTGGGAGCATGCATACTACCTAAAGTACCAAAACAAACGCGGAGATTATATTGACAACTGGTGGAATGTTATAAATTGGGATGAAATTGAAAAAAGATACAAATAAATTTAAGCTGCAGATCTTACTTCTGCAGCTTTTCTATACATTCTCCTATGATTCTAAAGCCCTTTTCAATATCCTTTAGTCCTACTCTTGAAAATCCGAGTCTAAGAGTATTCTTAGACGATTTATCAATATAAAAAACATCTCCAGGCATAAAATCAACTCCTCTTTTTATAGATTCGTCTAAAAGCATTCTAGCATCTATTCTCTCAAGCTCTAAAAATATATGAAGCCCACCTTCGCCATAAATCTTGCACCCAGGAATATACTTTTGAGCACAATTTACAGCAAACATATACTTGTCTTTATAATATTTTCGTACCTTTTTCAGATAGATTTCAAAATTTCCGCTTCTTAAATATTCATATAAGAATGCCTGATCTAATACGGAATTATGGATGTTTCTGCTTCTCTTTATACTTTCTAGCACATCTATTAATTTTTTGTCTGCTGCAATCCATCCAATTCTAATTCCAGGAAAAAGTATCTTAGAAAAACTTCCTATGTACACAACACTATTATCTTCGCCAGCTAAGGCTGCTATTGAAGACACATGAGAGGAGGAATAAAGCAGTTCCTCATTAA
The genomic region above belongs to Clostridium swellfunianum and contains:
- a CDS encoding superoxide dismutase → MEKLKNKKLIFLIFGALILVLLPFGFTKAESSAETGEVFKLPELSYSYDALEPYIDAQTMTIHHQKHHAAYVDNLNKALSKYPQFTGKSLEYLLSNLDSLPSDIKEAVRNNGGGHYNHSLFWSIMGKDKGGEPNGKLKADIIKNFGSFENFKKDFKAAALGQFGSGWAWLIKDKDKLKIISTPNQDSPMMIGITPIMGLDVWEHAYYLKYQNKRGDYIDNWWNVINWDEIEKRYK